CTGCGGTCCGTCACAAACCGCCTCTTCGGGTTTGTCGTGGACTTCCACAATAATTCCGTCCGCGCCGGCAGCGATCGCAGCCCTGGCCAGGGGCGCCACATAGTCGCGCTTGCCCGCCG
This genomic window from Candidatus Omnitrophota bacterium contains:
- a CDS encoding 3-deoxy-7-phosphoheptulonate synthase (catalyzes the formation of 3-deoxy-D-arabino-hept-2-ulosonate 7-phosphate from phosphoenolpyruvate and D-erythrose 4-phosphate) — encoded protein: AGKRDYVAPLARAAIAAGADGIIVEVHDKPEEAVCDGPQALLPKAFDQLMKELRGIAEVFGRTL